One window of the Ictidomys tridecemlineatus isolate mIctTri1 chromosome 11, mIctTri1.hap1, whole genome shotgun sequence genome contains the following:
- the LOC144368412 gene encoding Fc receptor-like protein 4 isoform X2, which yields MLLWVSLLVLAPVHGQFAAPRPVISLQPPWTTVFQGETVNLTCSRFHFHAPEKTEWYGKYGHTTRRETPGDTLQVRESGTYRCKVQGSLLSDPVSLTFSTGSLILQAPYSVFEGDILVLRCQQRGKEKLTSVKYTWNGKFLLVSNKSLDLFIPRASLNNSGFYQCIRFRNKKSADTSATKYIGIKELFPRPNLKVTALQPTEGNSVNLSCETHLPPERLDTPLHFIFFRDDRIVLSSWSNFSGLQIPTIWREDSGRYRCGAATVTSSIQKLSSPREILVQRVPVSQVSLETQPPGGQAIEGEMLVLVCSVAEGTGVTTFSWHREDTSETLGRKTQHSQRAELEIPVVPGSHSGGFYCTADNSYGPVQSQVVNVTVRVIPSNRNVLIAGGAAGGLLSFLFLLGALLFFHWHRTKSGGGFWTAETRSPHTPGLGQSFHYICSAQVEPHVSCDNEGGLVYAEIQTTDPGEEGEGNTPWMPPEDKHALIVYSEVKTQLPVNSVGKVGSNDEDAEGYYENVVLM from the exons ATGCTGCTGTGGGTATCCCTGCTGGTCCTCG CTCCAGTCCATGGACAATTTG CTGCACCCAGACCTGTGATTTCCCTTCAACCTCCATGGACCACAGTCTTTCAAGGAGAGACAGTGAATCTGACTTGCAGTAGGTTTCATTTCCATGCAccagagaaaacagaatggtACGGGAAATATGGACACACAACACGAAGAGAAACCCCAGGAGATACCCTGCAAGTCCGTGAATCGGGAACTTACAGATGCAAGGTCCAGGGCTCACTTCTAAGTGACCCTGTATCCTTGACCTTTTCTACAG GCTCCTTAATCCTACAGGCTCCTTATTCTGTGTTTGAAGGAGACATATTGGTTCTGAGATGCCagcaaaggggaaaagagaagcTGACCTCCGTGAAATACACTTGGAATGGAAAATTCCTTCTGGTTTCTAACAAAAGCTTGGATCTTTTTATCCCAAGAGCAAGTTTAAATAACAGTGGCTTTTATCAATGCATTAGATTTAGGAACAAAAAATCGGCAGATACGTCAGCTACCAAATATATTGGAATTAAAG aACTATTTCCACGTCCGAACCTGAAGGTCACAGCCCTTCAGCCTACAGAAGGGAACTCTGTAAACCTGAGCTGTGAAACGCATCTTCCTCCAGAGAGACTGGACACCCCTCTTCATTTCATCTTCTTCAGAGATGACAGGATCGTCCTGTCAAGTTGGAGCAACTTCTCAGGGCTCCAGATCCCCACCATCTGGAGAGAAGACTCGGGAAGGTATAGATGTGGGGCTGCAACTGTGACCAGCAGCATCCAGAAGCTCAGCTCCCCCCGGGAGATCCTGGTACAGA GGGTCCCTGTGTCTCAGGTCTCCTTGGAGACTCAGCCCCCAGGAGGCCAGGCAATTGAGGGGGAGATGCTGGTCCTTGTCTGCTCTGTGGCTGAAGGCACAGGGGTCACCACATTCTCCTGGCACAGAGAGGACACATCGGAGACTCTAGGGAGGAAGACGCAGCattcccagagagcagagctggagatCCCAGTCGTCCCAGGGAGCCACAGCGGGGGATTCTACTGCACAGCCGACAACAGCTACGGCCCTGTGCAGAGCCAGGTGGTGAACGTCACCGTGAGGG TGATTCCCAGCAACAGGAATGTCCTCATCGCTGGAGGAGCCGCTGGGGGACTGCTCAGCTTTCTTTTCCTGCTTGGGGCCCTGCTGTTTTTCCACTGGCACAGGACAAAATCAG GAGGTGGTTTCTGGACAGCTGAAACCAG GAGTCCTCACACCCCCGGCCTGGGACAGTCCTTTCATTACATCTGCTCTGCCCAGGTGGAACCACACGTCTCCTGTGACAATG AAGGAGGTTTGGTATATGCTGAGATCCAGACTACTGAcccaggagaagaaggagaag GTAACACCCCCTGGATGCCTCCAGAGGACAAG CATGCCTTGATAGTCTACTCTGAGGTGAAGACACAGCTGCCAGTTAACTCAGTTGGAAAAGTCGGTTCCAATGATgaagatgcagaaggatattatgaAAATGTCGTACTCATGTGA
- the LOC144368412 gene encoding Fc receptor-like protein 4 isoform X3: MLLWVSLLVLAPVHGQFAAAPRPVISLQPPWTTVFQGETVNLTCSRFHFHAPEKTEWYGKYGHTTRRETPGDTLQVRESGTYRCKVQGSLLSDPVSLTFSTGSLILQAPYSVFEGDILVLRCQQRGKEKLTSVKYTWNGKFLLVSNKSLDLFIPRASLNNSGFYQCIRFRNKKSADTSATKYIGIKELFPRPNLKVTALQPTEGNSVNLSCETHLPPERLDTPLHFIFFRDDRIVLSSWSNFSGLQIPTIWREDSGRYRCGAATVTSSIQKLSSPREILVQRVPVSQVSLETQPPGGQAIEGEMLVLVCSVAEGTGVTTFSWHREDTSETLGRKTQHSQRAELEIPVVPGSHSGGFYCTADNSYGPVQSQVVNVTVRVIPSNRNVLIAGGAAGGLLSFLFLLGALLFFHWHRTKSGGGFWTAETRRRFGIC, translated from the exons ATGCTGCTGTGGGTATCCCTGCTGGTCCTCG CTCCAGTCCATGGACAATTTG CAGCTGCACCCAGACCTGTGATTTCCCTTCAACCTCCATGGACCACAGTCTTTCAAGGAGAGACAGTGAATCTGACTTGCAGTAGGTTTCATTTCCATGCAccagagaaaacagaatggtACGGGAAATATGGACACACAACACGAAGAGAAACCCCAGGAGATACCCTGCAAGTCCGTGAATCGGGAACTTACAGATGCAAGGTCCAGGGCTCACTTCTAAGTGACCCTGTATCCTTGACCTTTTCTACAG GCTCCTTAATCCTACAGGCTCCTTATTCTGTGTTTGAAGGAGACATATTGGTTCTGAGATGCCagcaaaggggaaaagagaagcTGACCTCCGTGAAATACACTTGGAATGGAAAATTCCTTCTGGTTTCTAACAAAAGCTTGGATCTTTTTATCCCAAGAGCAAGTTTAAATAACAGTGGCTTTTATCAATGCATTAGATTTAGGAACAAAAAATCGGCAGATACGTCAGCTACCAAATATATTGGAATTAAAG aACTATTTCCACGTCCGAACCTGAAGGTCACAGCCCTTCAGCCTACAGAAGGGAACTCTGTAAACCTGAGCTGTGAAACGCATCTTCCTCCAGAGAGACTGGACACCCCTCTTCATTTCATCTTCTTCAGAGATGACAGGATCGTCCTGTCAAGTTGGAGCAACTTCTCAGGGCTCCAGATCCCCACCATCTGGAGAGAAGACTCGGGAAGGTATAGATGTGGGGCTGCAACTGTGACCAGCAGCATCCAGAAGCTCAGCTCCCCCCGGGAGATCCTGGTACAGA GGGTCCCTGTGTCTCAGGTCTCCTTGGAGACTCAGCCCCCAGGAGGCCAGGCAATTGAGGGGGAGATGCTGGTCCTTGTCTGCTCTGTGGCTGAAGGCACAGGGGTCACCACATTCTCCTGGCACAGAGAGGACACATCGGAGACTCTAGGGAGGAAGACGCAGCattcccagagagcagagctggagatCCCAGTCGTCCCAGGGAGCCACAGCGGGGGATTCTACTGCACAGCCGACAACAGCTACGGCCCTGTGCAGAGCCAGGTGGTGAACGTCACCGTGAGGG TGATTCCCAGCAACAGGAATGTCCTCATCGCTGGAGGAGCCGCTGGGGGACTGCTCAGCTTTCTTTTCCTGCTTGGGGCCCTGCTGTTTTTCCACTGGCACAGGACAAAATCAG GAGGTGGTTTCTGGACAGCTGAAACCAG AAGGAGGTTTGGTATATGCTGA
- the LOC144368412 gene encoding Fc receptor-like protein 4 isoform X1: MLLWVSLLVLAPVHGQFAAAPRPVISLQPPWTTVFQGETVNLTCSRFHFHAPEKTEWYGKYGHTTRRETPGDTLQVRESGTYRCKVQGSLLSDPVSLTFSTGSLILQAPYSVFEGDILVLRCQQRGKEKLTSVKYTWNGKFLLVSNKSLDLFIPRASLNNSGFYQCIRFRNKKSADTSATKYIGIKELFPRPNLKVTALQPTEGNSVNLSCETHLPPERLDTPLHFIFFRDDRIVLSSWSNFSGLQIPTIWREDSGRYRCGAATVTSSIQKLSSPREILVQRVPVSQVSLETQPPGGQAIEGEMLVLVCSVAEGTGVTTFSWHREDTSETLGRKTQHSQRAELEIPVVPGSHSGGFYCTADNSYGPVQSQVVNVTVRVIPSNRNVLIAGGAAGGLLSFLFLLGALLFFHWHRTKSGGGFWTAETRSPHTPGLGQSFHYICSAQVEPHVSCDNEGGLVYAEIQTTDPGEEGEGNTPWMPPEDKHALIVYSEVKTQLPVNSVGKVGSNDEDAEGYYENVVLM, encoded by the exons ATGCTGCTGTGGGTATCCCTGCTGGTCCTCG CTCCAGTCCATGGACAATTTG CAGCTGCACCCAGACCTGTGATTTCCCTTCAACCTCCATGGACCACAGTCTTTCAAGGAGAGACAGTGAATCTGACTTGCAGTAGGTTTCATTTCCATGCAccagagaaaacagaatggtACGGGAAATATGGACACACAACACGAAGAGAAACCCCAGGAGATACCCTGCAAGTCCGTGAATCGGGAACTTACAGATGCAAGGTCCAGGGCTCACTTCTAAGTGACCCTGTATCCTTGACCTTTTCTACAG GCTCCTTAATCCTACAGGCTCCTTATTCTGTGTTTGAAGGAGACATATTGGTTCTGAGATGCCagcaaaggggaaaagagaagcTGACCTCCGTGAAATACACTTGGAATGGAAAATTCCTTCTGGTTTCTAACAAAAGCTTGGATCTTTTTATCCCAAGAGCAAGTTTAAATAACAGTGGCTTTTATCAATGCATTAGATTTAGGAACAAAAAATCGGCAGATACGTCAGCTACCAAATATATTGGAATTAAAG aACTATTTCCACGTCCGAACCTGAAGGTCACAGCCCTTCAGCCTACAGAAGGGAACTCTGTAAACCTGAGCTGTGAAACGCATCTTCCTCCAGAGAGACTGGACACCCCTCTTCATTTCATCTTCTTCAGAGATGACAGGATCGTCCTGTCAAGTTGGAGCAACTTCTCAGGGCTCCAGATCCCCACCATCTGGAGAGAAGACTCGGGAAGGTATAGATGTGGGGCTGCAACTGTGACCAGCAGCATCCAGAAGCTCAGCTCCCCCCGGGAGATCCTGGTACAGA GGGTCCCTGTGTCTCAGGTCTCCTTGGAGACTCAGCCCCCAGGAGGCCAGGCAATTGAGGGGGAGATGCTGGTCCTTGTCTGCTCTGTGGCTGAAGGCACAGGGGTCACCACATTCTCCTGGCACAGAGAGGACACATCGGAGACTCTAGGGAGGAAGACGCAGCattcccagagagcagagctggagatCCCAGTCGTCCCAGGGAGCCACAGCGGGGGATTCTACTGCACAGCCGACAACAGCTACGGCCCTGTGCAGAGCCAGGTGGTGAACGTCACCGTGAGGG TGATTCCCAGCAACAGGAATGTCCTCATCGCTGGAGGAGCCGCTGGGGGACTGCTCAGCTTTCTTTTCCTGCTTGGGGCCCTGCTGTTTTTCCACTGGCACAGGACAAAATCAG GAGGTGGTTTCTGGACAGCTGAAACCAG GAGTCCTCACACCCCCGGCCTGGGACAGTCCTTTCATTACATCTGCTCTGCCCAGGTGGAACCACACGTCTCCTGTGACAATG AAGGAGGTTTGGTATATGCTGAGATCCAGACTACTGAcccaggagaagaaggagaag GTAACACCCCCTGGATGCCTCCAGAGGACAAG CATGCCTTGATAGTCTACTCTGAGGTGAAGACACAGCTGCCAGTTAACTCAGTTGGAAAAGTCGGTTCCAATGATgaagatgcagaaggatattatgaAAATGTCGTACTCATGTGA